One window of Anaerolineales bacterium genomic DNA carries:
- a CDS encoding class I SAM-dependent methyltransferase: MTINLAKKDTVQSFTFLEAARWKDYELIDSGDGLKLERFGKYTFARPESQAMWSRALPQSEWENADGVFIPTGEESGGHWKLRKKVEEQWVMSYPLTPAPLLMGEEQGVRDLRFNVVTTPGRHLGVFPEVAPHWDFMAESIQKAGSHPNILNLFGYTGLATLAAAAAGASVTHVDASKKSVSWARENQELSGLSNRPIRWIVEDALKYVQREAKRGVKYDGVILDPPKFGRGPKGEVWEVYRSLPNLLNEIRKCLSDHPLFVIVTVYAVRASAIHIAQALGEMMNKYKGTLDSGELVTREKSANRLLSQAVFARWSK, from the coding sequence GTGACCATTAACCTTGCAAAAAAGGATACTGTGCAATCTTTCACTTTTTTAGAAGCCGCTCGCTGGAAAGACTATGAACTAATCGACTCCGGAGACGGTCTTAAACTCGAACGTTTCGGCAAATACACCTTTGCACGTCCCGAATCCCAGGCCATGTGGAGCCGCGCCCTGCCCCAGTCTGAGTGGGAGAATGCTGACGGGGTCTTCATTCCCACCGGAGAGGAAAGCGGTGGTCATTGGAAGTTAAGGAAGAAAGTGGAAGAGCAATGGGTCATGAGTTATCCCCTCACCCCAGCCCCTCTCCTGATGGGAGAGGAGCAAGGGGTGAGGGATTTAAGATTCAACGTGGTGACGACTCCCGGTCGTCACCTCGGCGTTTTCCCCGAAGTCGCGCCTCACTGGGACTTTATGGCTGAATCAATCCAGAAAGCTGGTTCACACCCTAACATACTCAACCTGTTCGGCTACACCGGTCTTGCCACCCTCGCCGCCGCTGCCGCAGGGGCTTCCGTGACTCATGTGGATGCGTCGAAAAAGTCCGTGTCGTGGGCGCGCGAAAATCAGGAACTCTCCGGGCTGAGCAACAGGCCCATCCGCTGGATCGTGGAAGACGCGTTGAAATACGTCCAACGCGAAGCCAAACGCGGGGTCAAATACGATGGCGTCATCCTCGACCCACCCAAGTTCGGGCGGGGACCGAAGGGCGAAGTGTGGGAAGTTTATAGATCCCTGCCGAATCTTTTGAATGAAATCCGTAAATGTCTGAGTGATCATCCGCTCTTTGTGATCGTCACTGTTTATGCCGTCCGCGCATCGGCGATTCATATTGCGCAAGCCCTGGGCGAGATGATGAATAAATACAAAGGCACGCTCGACAGTGGCGAATTGGTCACACGCGAGAAAAGCGCAAACCGATTATTGTCGCAGGCTGTGTTTGCCAGATGGTCGAAGTAA
- a CDS encoding LUD domain-containing protein yields the protein MSNTSFRARIRESIENETLQVALDNNSERRLNGKAAAFESIPDWRERRQRAHRVRADAIERLPEYLDRFVVNAQANGIIVHTAKDANEAIDIVLKITKSITNQQLPEILVAKSKSMVSEEIGLNHALEKEGIRVVETDLGEYIVQLRHERPSHIITPAVHLKKEQVAQLFHEKIGIPYSEDIPTLTATARKVLREVFLTADIGVSGVNFGVVESGGICIVTNEGNGRMVTTLPKTHIALMGMERLVPNLNDLALMLSLLPRSATGQKITVYTQLIHKPLPGQTRHLIILDNGRNKVRNSPLKESLYCIRCGACLNACPVFRELSGHAYIGRDKTIAPYPGPIGSVVSPGLFGENYFHLAQASSLCGACKDACPVDIDLPKLLTRVRAGQADNKKKEGVGLNWLTKISLKMYARLATQPKLFALSQKLASVGTHLLSPRSEWVHLPAFTGWGFSKDLPRFADKTFRGRYRKTELVDREVRSQINIAKESVIVQATQPPNLLVQFTTELNTLSGNVYQTKNPTQSILEYLKSKGVQKFYLQPNVLDETLLRRSGIDFTPKPDPSLTVGVTKAWAGLADTGSVLAADEELYGSLLPEIHIAVLRSSDIVPSLLDAIEMTKGKNAVFITGPSRTADIEMTLTIGVHGPREIHVFVDDSKSG from the coding sequence ATGAGTAACACATCTTTCCGCGCGCGCATCCGCGAATCGATTGAAAACGAAACCCTCCAAGTCGCGTTGGATAATAACTCCGAGCGTCGACTCAATGGTAAAGCCGCTGCCTTTGAGTCGATCCCCGATTGGCGCGAAAGGCGCCAGCGTGCGCATCGTGTCCGTGCTGACGCGATCGAACGCCTGCCGGAATACCTGGATCGATTCGTTGTCAACGCCCAAGCCAACGGCATCATCGTCCACACGGCAAAAGATGCAAATGAAGCAATCGATATTGTTTTGAAAATTACCAAATCAATTACCAATCAGCAATTGCCAGAAATTCTTGTCGCCAAATCCAAGAGCATGGTCAGCGAGGAGATCGGGCTGAACCACGCGCTTGAAAAAGAAGGCATTCGTGTCGTCGAAACCGATCTCGGCGAATATATCGTGCAGCTGCGTCATGAACGACCCAGTCACATTATCACACCGGCGGTGCATCTAAAAAAAGAGCAGGTCGCGCAGCTCTTCCACGAAAAGATCGGCATCCCATACAGCGAGGACATTCCCACTCTCACCGCCACCGCCCGGAAGGTCTTGCGTGAAGTTTTTCTCACTGCCGATATCGGTGTCAGCGGGGTCAACTTCGGAGTGGTTGAATCGGGCGGCATTTGTATCGTCACCAATGAGGGCAACGGACGAATGGTCACGACCCTTCCCAAGACTCATATCGCGTTGATGGGCATGGAACGCCTTGTTCCCAATCTCAACGATCTCGCGCTCATGCTTTCGCTCCTGCCGCGCTCGGCGACCGGGCAAAAGATCACCGTCTATACCCAATTGATTCACAAACCGCTTCCGGGTCAAACCCGTCACCTCATCATCCTCGATAACGGGCGAAACAAGGTTCGCAATTCGCCGCTAAAAGAATCGCTTTACTGCATTCGCTGCGGTGCATGTCTCAATGCCTGCCCGGTCTTCCGCGAGTTGAGCGGCCATGCCTACATTGGCAGGGATAAAACCATAGCGCCATATCCCGGTCCGATCGGTTCGGTCGTCTCACCGGGTTTGTTCGGCGAAAATTATTTCCATCTTGCCCAGGCCTCATCCCTTTGCGGCGCTTGCAAGGACGCCTGCCCCGTGGATATTGACCTGCCGAAATTGTTGACAAGAGTAAGGGCGGGCCAGGCTGATAACAAGAAAAAAGAAGGGGTCGGCTTGAACTGGTTGACAAAGATATCCTTGAAGATGTACGCCCGCCTCGCGACACAGCCGAAGCTGTTTGCCCTCTCGCAAAAGTTGGCTTCGGTCGGAACCCATCTGCTCTCCCCCCGTTCCGAATGGGTTCATCTGCCTGCGTTCACCGGTTGGGGGTTCAGCAAGGATTTGCCGCGCTTTGCGGACAAGACGTTTCGGGGGAGATATAGGAAAACGGAATTGGTGGATAGGGAGGTCAGGTCACAGATCAATATTGCCAAAGAATCTGTGATTGTCCAAGCCACCCAACCTCCGAATTTACTCGTTCAATTTACTACCGAACTTAACACCCTTTCCGGCAATGTGTACCAAACAAAGAATCCAACTCAATCGATCCTCGAATATCTAAAATCGAAAGGTGTCCAAAAATTCTATCTTCAACCAAACGTGTTGGACGAAACCCTTTTGCGCCGCTCAGGAATCGACTTTACTCCCAAGCCCGACCCGTCCCTCACTGTTGGCGTGACGAAGGCTTGGGCTGGGCTGGCAGATACCGGGTCCGTTTTGGCGGCGGACGAGGAATTGTATGGATCGCTCTTGCCCGAAATCCATATTGCAGTTCTGAGGTCGAGCGACATCGTCCCATCCCTGCTGGATGCGATTGAAATGACTAAAGGCAAAAACGCCGTCTTCATTACCGGACCATCGCGCACGGCGGACATCGAAATGACGCTCACCATCGGCGTGCATGGACCGAGGGAAATTCACGTCTTCGTTGACGATTCAAAATCGGGATGA
- a CDS encoding class I SAM-dependent methyltransferase, which produces MFAKSEKYYDVLYEALGKDYAAEAEAAHIVIQKYKRTIKNSLLDVACGTGAHAEVLRKYYKYEGLDIDPAMSKIARAKFPKLKFHRGNMVDFELGKRFDAVVCLFSSIGYVKTRPGMTKAIKTMARHLLPGGVLLVEPWFSPVDWKQGSVRSLHAETPDFKVARISYSSRKGNTSLLEFHYMVGDIKGVRYFMENHIMGLFTHEEYMGAFESAGLKTVYNKKGLSGRGLYIGVNK; this is translated from the coding sequence ATGTTCGCAAAATCGGAAAAATACTACGACGTTCTCTATGAAGCCTTGGGCAAGGATTATGCCGCGGAGGCTGAAGCGGCGCATATAGTCATCCAGAAATACAAACGGACGATCAAAAATTCCTTGCTCGATGTCGCCTGCGGAACCGGCGCTCATGCCGAGGTTTTGAGGAAGTATTACAAATATGAAGGCTTGGATATCGACCCGGCGATGTCGAAGATCGCCCGCGCGAAATTTCCAAAATTGAAATTCCACCGCGGGAACATGGTCGATTTCGAGCTCGGCAAACGATTCGATGCCGTTGTCTGCCTTTTTAGTTCCATTGGTTATGTGAAGACCAGACCTGGAATGACGAAGGCAATCAAGACCATGGCAAGGCATCTCCTCCCCGGCGGAGTATTGCTTGTCGAGCCATGGTTTTCGCCGGTCGATTGGAAACAAGGCAGTGTCCGTTCATTGCATGCTGAAACCCCGGATTTCAAGGTCGCCCGGATCAGTTATTCCAGCAGGAAGGGAAATACCTCTCTCCTCGAATTCCATTACATGGTTGGCGATATAAAAGGCGTCAGGTACTTCATGGAAAATCACATCATGGGGTTGTTTACTCATGAGGAGTATATGGGGGCTTTCGAGTCCGCAGGCTTGAAAACTGTCTATAACAAGAAGGGGCTGAGCGGACGCGGTCTGTACATTGGGGTTAATAAATGA
- a CDS encoding (Fe-S)-binding protein: MLIGIDQDFYFPVPFAALRNLYWLYNPTVPSVQLFITCLTDSFFPQTGEAVVEILNRLGVDVDFTPEQTCCGQPQFNAGLRNDARMIAEHTIKVFEKTRDEIVIPSGSCAHHFRHNLLELFADDAAWYPRAEMLGRRVFEFTEYLVDKLGITDVGAKWEGLLTYHPSCHTLRGLNVDKQPRTLLQNVEGATLVELPNEHECCGFGGIMSVEHPELSAEWLKRKISNLEKTQAPTLVVTDAGCLMHILGGLKRLKKDQKVIHIAEVLNSR, from the coding sequence ATGCTAATTGGCATTGACCAGGATTTTTATTTTCCCGTCCCTTTTGCAGCATTGAGGAACCTCTATTGGCTTTATAATCCGACCGTGCCCTCTGTCCAACTCTTCATCACATGCCTGACCGATTCGTTCTTCCCGCAGACTGGTGAAGCCGTTGTCGAGATTCTGAACCGTCTCGGCGTGGACGTGGATTTCACACCCGAACAAACCTGCTGCGGTCAGCCGCAATTCAACGCCGGTCTGCGCAACGATGCGCGCATGATCGCGGAACATACCATCAAGGTCTTTGAAAAAACCCGCGACGAGATCGTCATCCCCTCCGGTTCCTGCGCACATCATTTCCGGCATAATCTCCTTGAGTTATTTGCCGATGATGCGGCATGGTATCCGCGCGCGGAGATGCTTGGCAGGCGCGTCTTTGAATTTACCGAATATCTGGTGGATAAACTCGGTATCACCGATGTTGGCGCGAAATGGGAGGGATTGCTCACGTATCATCCTTCCTGCCATACCCTGCGCGGACTCAACGTGGATAAACAGCCTAGGACCCTGCTTCAAAACGTCGAAGGCGCGACTCTCGTGGAACTGCCCAATGAGCATGAATGCTGCGGGTTCGGCGGGATCATGTCTGTGGAGCACCCGGAACTCTCGGCGGAATGGTTGAAGCGCAAAATATCCAATCTTGAAAAGACCCAGGCTCCCACGCTCGTCGTCACCGATGCGGGCTGCCTGATGCACATCCTGGGCGGCTTGAAACGGTTGAAGAAGGATCAAAAAGTGATCCATATTGCAGAAGTTTTGAATTCACGTTGA
- a CDS encoding leucine--tRNA ligase, whose product MPVEKPAKGQKQVKDISFNPGVYEPNWQAKWEADKLYRSVMDESKPKHYALTMLPYPSGDLHIGHWFSMTPPDARARFKRMQGYNVLFPMGFDAFGLNAENAAIKHNIHPKKWTYANIERMRKQMRTMGAMFDWEREAVSSEPEYYRWTEWFFIQLYKHGLAYRKKATVDWCPKDNTTLAREQVKGDERVCERCGTPVIKKELEQWFFKATKYADELLRFDGIDWPEFIKVSQTNWIGRSEGASVIFKTEAGDPIEIFTTRPDTLWGATFMVMSPEHPLVDKVTTPENQQTVSEYKAQAEKQTDIQREAKDKEKTGVFTGGYAINPVNDERIPIWVADYVLMSYGTGAIMAVPAHDERDFKFARKFGLKVIPVIQPEGVELNGDTMEAAHEHEGVMINSGPFNGTRATNDKGMANPAIKAVTEWLEQKGIGKRDVNYRYRDWLISRQRFWGAPIPMVHCETHGWNPVPDDQLPVLLPEDIDEWKPTGESPLKFHPTWKDTTCPVCGEYAVRETDTMDTFMCSSWYHMRYLSPHNDQAPFDEAEYNYWMPVDTYTGGSEHANMHLLYFRFFHKALRDLGITEGNEPVMQLRNQGMVLAEDNRKMSKSRGNVVAPDVLVQRYGADTVRAYLMFFARWQQGAPWDSNGIEGIARWMRRVWTLFTDPYGASDSAGAASDQAKKNLRRKVHQTLKRVTHDFENFEFNTVISSLMELSNEMYKAREAGAAGTPEWEEAKEYYLKMMAPVAPHITEELWTNHLGKPYSIHQQKWPNVDESAAKEDTIEIPVQVNGKVRDRITVASDAGEEEIKSAALASEGVRRYLEGKEPRKVIVAKGRLVSVVV is encoded by the coding sequence ATGCCTGTTGAGAAACCGGCAAAAGGGCAGAAACAGGTGAAGGATATTTCCTTCAACCCCGGCGTATATGAGCCGAACTGGCAGGCGAAATGGGAGGCGGACAAATTGTATCGCTCGGTAATGGATGAGAGCAAGCCCAAGCATTATGCGCTGACCATGCTGCCCTATCCCAGCGGCGACCTGCACATCGGTCACTGGTTTTCGATGACTCCACCCGACGCGCGCGCGCGCTTCAAGCGGATGCAGGGATATAACGTGCTGTTCCCAATGGGCTTCGATGCGTTCGGTCTGAATGCGGAAAACGCGGCGATCAAACATAACATCCACCCGAAGAAGTGGACGTACGCAAATATCGAACGGATGCGCAAACAAATGCGAACGATGGGCGCGATGTTCGATTGGGAACGCGAAGCGGTCTCGTCCGAGCCTGAGTATTACAGGTGGACCGAATGGTTCTTCATCCAGTTGTACAAACACGGCCTGGCATACCGAAAGAAAGCCACCGTGGATTGGTGCCCGAAGGACAATACGACCCTGGCGCGCGAACAGGTCAAAGGTGATGAACGGGTTTGTGAACGCTGCGGAACACCTGTGATTAAAAAGGAATTGGAGCAATGGTTCTTCAAAGCCACGAAATACGCCGATGAATTACTGCGCTTCGACGGCATCGACTGGCCCGAGTTCATCAAGGTCTCGCAGACGAACTGGATCGGCCGCAGTGAAGGCGCCTCGGTCATCTTCAAGACGGAGGCGGGCGACCCCATAGAGATCTTCACCACCCGGCCGGATACCCTGTGGGGCGCGACCTTCATGGTCATGTCGCCCGAGCACCCGCTGGTGGATAAGGTCACCACGCCGGAGAATCAACAAACCGTCAGCGAGTACAAGGCTCAAGCCGAGAAACAGACCGACATCCAGCGCGAGGCGAAGGATAAGGAGAAGACGGGAGTTTTCACCGGCGGTTATGCGATCAATCCCGTTAATGATGAGCGCATTCCGATCTGGGTTGCGGATTATGTGTTGATGTCATACGGCACGGGAGCGATCATGGCGGTCCCTGCGCACGATGAGCGTGACTTTAAATTTGCGCGCAAGTTTGGTCTGAAGGTGATCCCCGTGATTCAACCCGAAGGCGTCGAGTTGAACGGCGATACGATGGAAGCCGCGCACGAACACGAAGGCGTAATGATCAATTCGGGTCCGTTCAACGGAACGCGCGCGACGAACGACAAGGGCATGGCGAACCCCGCCATCAAAGCGGTGACCGAATGGCTGGAACAAAAAGGAATCGGCAAACGCGATGTGAATTATCGTTACCGCGACTGGCTGATCTCGCGCCAGCGATTTTGGGGCGCGCCGATTCCAATGGTGCATTGCGAAACGCACGGATGGAATCCCGTGCCCGACGATCAACTGCCCGTGCTGTTGCCCGAAGATATCGACGAGTGGAAACCTACGGGCGAATCGCCATTGAAGTTCCATCCGACATGGAAGGACACCACCTGTCCCGTGTGCGGTGAATATGCGGTGCGCGAAACGGATACGATGGATACGTTCATGTGCTCGTCGTGGTATCACATGCGCTACCTGAGCCCGCACAACGACCAGGCGCCGTTCGACGAGGCTGAATATAACTACTGGATGCCGGTTGACACATACACGGGTGGGAGCGAGCACGCCAACATGCACCTGTTATATTTCCGCTTCTTCCACAAGGCGTTGCGTGACTTGGGCATCACCGAAGGGAATGAGCCTGTGATGCAATTGCGAAACCAGGGCATGGTGCTGGCGGAGGACAACCGCAAAATGTCCAAGAGCCGCGGCAACGTGGTCGCGCCGGATGTGTTGGTTCAGCGCTATGGCGCAGACACGGTGCGCGCGTACTTGATGTTCTTCGCCCGCTGGCAGCAAGGCGCGCCGTGGGATTCGAACGGCATCGAGGGTATCGCGCGCTGGATGCGCCGCGTGTGGACCCTGTTCACGGACCCATATGGCGCGTCAGACTCAGCCGGGGCTGCCTCTGACCAGGCGAAAAAGAATCTACGCCGAAAGGTTCACCAGACCTTGAAACGTGTGACGCATGACTTCGAGAATTTTGAGTTCAACACGGTCATCTCATCGTTGATGGAACTGTCGAACGAAATGTACAAGGCGCGCGAGGCAGGTGCGGCCGGAACGCCGGAGTGGGAGGAGGCGAAGGAATATTATCTGAAAATGATGGCTCCGGTTGCGCCGCACATCACTGAAGAACTGTGGACGAATCATCTGGGCAAGCCGTATTCGATCCATCAGCAGAAGTGGCCTAATGTGGATGAGTCCGCCGCAAAGGAGGATACGATCGAGATCCCTGTCCAGGTCAATGGCAAGGTGCGGGACCGAATCACGGTCGCGTCTGATGCGGGCGAGGAGGAGATCAAGTCCGCAGCGCTGGCTTCAGAGGGAGTCCGGCGGTATCTGGAAGGGAAGGAGCCGCGGAAAGTCATCGTGGCGAAAGGCAGGCTGGTGAGCGTGGTCGTTTAA
- a CDS encoding GAF domain-containing sensor histidine kinase → MPSLATTGALKHLEGKEKLLLRLVDLSIQLNSTLDLDELLQLITATATETLNCEAASILLYDEKNPRLFFAAATGSDPAKLAEIPVPIDNSLAGTIFRTNQPLILNNVEQDPRHYSLVSEHIKFKTRSLLGVPMPIKDQTMGVLEAVNKRDGGFKESDATVLSVIAAHAAIAINNARLFRARQQALEKVRVTNEIKSNFLSLASHELRTPLGIIIGYASFLQDSSKGESMDHAGQVLAAATQMRALLDEMSNLTLLQSDEMVLKKIKIPLQDVLNFALDEIKYSAARRDLSLVLAFREEPIPVNVDPEKTTLAIVNLLNNAIRFSPEKSEVTLGAVEQGKEAMIWVQDRGIGIPVDKLQKVFEEFYQIEPPNTRQYGGLGIGLTIAKGIIEAQGGTIWAESEGKGRGSTFKVLLPLA, encoded by the coding sequence ATGCCATCCTTAGCGACCACGGGCGCGTTGAAACATCTCGAGGGCAAGGAGAAACTTCTCCTGCGCCTCGTGGATTTAAGCATCCAATTGAATTCCACGCTCGACCTGGATGAACTGCTTCAACTGATCACAGCCACCGCGACCGAGACGCTGAATTGCGAAGCCGCCTCCATCCTGCTTTACGATGAAAAAAATCCGCGCCTGTTCTTTGCCGCCGCCACCGGTTCCGACCCCGCAAAGCTCGCGGAGATTCCCGTCCCCATAGATAACAGCCTGGCGGGCACCATCTTCCGCACCAACCAGCCGCTCATCCTGAACAATGTGGAGCAGGATCCGCGCCATTATTCCCTTGTCTCCGAACATATCAAATTCAAGACCCGGTCCCTGCTCGGCGTGCCGATGCCGATCAAGGATCAAACCATGGGCGTTTTGGAGGCGGTCAATAAACGGGACGGTGGTTTCAAGGAAAGCGACGCCACAGTATTATCAGTTATTGCCGCGCATGCCGCGATCGCGATCAACAACGCCCGCCTCTTCCGCGCCCGCCAGCAGGCGCTGGAAAAGGTTCGCGTCACAAACGAGATCAAGAGTAATTTCCTTTCGCTCGCATCTCATGAACTCCGCACACCGTTGGGGATCATCATCGGCTATGCCAGTTTTCTTCAGGACAGTTCAAAGGGCGAATCCATGGATCACGCCGGGCAGGTGCTTGCCGCCGCAACCCAGATGCGCGCACTTCTCGATGAAATGAGCAACCTCACCCTCCTGCAATCGGATGAGATGGTTTTGAAAAAAATAAAAATTCCCTTGCAGGATGTTTTGAATTTTGCGCTGGATGAGATCAAATACTCCGCGGCTCGGCGGGACCTTTCGCTTGTACTGGCGTTTCGAGAGGAACCCATCCCCGTAAATGTGGACCCCGAAAAGACCACCCTTGCCATTGTGAATTTGCTGAACAACGCCATCCGCTTCTCGCCAGAAAAAAGCGAGGTCACGCTCGGCGCTGTGGAGCAGGGCAAAGAAGCCATGATCTGGGTGCAGGACCGCGGCATCGGCATCCCGGTGGATAAACTGCAAAAGGTGTTCGAAGAGTTCTATCAGATCGAGCCGCCGAACACGCGCCAATACGGCGGGCTGGGAATTGGGTTGACCATCGCAAAGGGAATCATCGAAGCGCAGGGCGGGACGATCTGGGCTGAGTCAGAGGGGAAGGGGAGAGGTTCGACCTTTAAAGTACTTCTGCCCCTCGCATAG
- a CDS encoding MerR family transcriptional regulator, which yields MIRIGDFSKLSRVPVKTLRYYDEMGLLNPVSVDPVTGYRLYEYSQLSIINRILALKDLGFSLEEIGRLLDDDLSAEQIRGMLKLRETETRQRVREEAELLQRVEARLRQIEQENTMSRYDVVIKRVDAMKVASVRDVVPTPPDQGRLWRELEGCLAMNHVRASAPCLSLYHDDEYKERDWDIEVCEPITTDVKESARVKVRELPAEETMASVIHHGPFTAIGEAYDAVMKWIAGNGYQIAGPAREVYVREAKNGSQTDPNTVTEVQFPVKKA from the coding sequence ATGATCCGGATCGGAGACTTTTCAAAACTCAGCCGTGTGCCTGTAAAGACCCTGCGTTATTACGATGAAATGGGTTTGCTCAACCCTGTAAGTGTGGATCCCGTCACAGGGTATCGCCTCTACGAGTACAGTCAGCTTTCGATCATCAATCGTATTCTGGCGCTCAAAGACCTGGGCTTTTCGCTCGAGGAGATCGGCCGTCTTCTCGACGACGACCTTTCGGCGGAGCAGATTCGGGGGATGCTCAAGCTCAGGGAAACGGAAACCCGGCAGCGGGTCCGGGAGGAGGCGGAGCTTTTGCAGCGGGTCGAGGCGCGGCTGAGACAAATCGAACAGGAGAATACCATGTCCAGGTATGATGTCGTTATCAAACGTGTGGATGCGATGAAGGTCGCCTCTGTACGCGATGTAGTGCCGACGCCTCCCGATCAGGGACGGTTGTGGCGCGAATTGGAAGGCTGCCTTGCCATGAACCATGTCCGCGCCTCCGCGCCCTGCCTCAGTCTGTATCACGATGACGAATACAAGGAGCGCGATTGGGATATCGAAGTCTGCGAGCCGATCACAACGGATGTGAAGGAATCCGCCCGCGTGAAGGTGCGCGAACTTCCAGCCGAAGAAACGATGGCTTCCGTCATTCATCACGGCCCGTTCACGGCCATCGGAGAAGCGTATGACGCGGTCATGAAATGGATTGCAGGCAATGGATACCAGATCGCGGGACCCGCGCGCGAAGTCTATGTGCGCGAGGCGAAGAATGGCAGCCAGACCGACCCGAACACAGTGACAGAGGTTCAGTTTCCGGTGAAGAAAGCCTAG
- a CDS encoding bifunctional metallophosphatase/5'-nucleotidase — protein MKKRMFFVLLVLALISAATSSPVTAAGKPPPVQVQILALNDFHGALDPALTKPTDPATGKPTTDQTQWYYRGGAEYLTKFVQAAEATNPNTIKISAGDMIGATPLLSALFHDEPTIMAFNLMGFDLSNTGNHEFDEGWQELLRMQSGGCHPTDGCFPGVPEFPGASFEYLSANVFRLDTGQTLFAATSVKEVDGVKIGFIGIALESTPTIVVASAVEGLMFEAEVETINHYVKYLKDTEGLKAIVVILHNGAGAASNHNACNYADPFFTNVIMQIDPEVDAVITGHTHNAYNCQVKVKKNYDPMLVTGAAYNGRYLTDIDLTIAGTNGQVIGRTANNIPVETPYLGAVADPTMKALLDQYRTASAPLANRIVGSITADIKRGGNMDESALGDVIADAQLAATKDVGYGEAVIAMTNPGGIRTDLLYSQISGGEALGEVTYAEAFAVQPFSNSLVTLTLTGAQLKAVLEQQATAGSDGTGRMLQISYSLTYTWSLSAPVGSKVSDIKINDVPVDPAASYRVTVNNFLAGGGDGFTALTAGTDLLTGMIDLDAFVAYLTANSPVDPGPQNRITKVP, from the coding sequence ATGAAAAAAAGAATGTTTTTTGTTTTGCTTGTCCTTGCGCTGATCTCAGCCGCGACATCCTCGCCTGTCACAGCCGCGGGAAAACCGCCTCCTGTTCAGGTGCAGATTCTTGCTCTCAACGATTTCCACGGGGCGCTCGATCCGGCGTTGACGAAACCTACGGATCCCGCCACAGGTAAGCCGACTACAGACCAGACCCAGTGGTACTACCGCGGCGGCGCGGAATATCTCACCAAGTTCGTGCAAGCGGCCGAAGCGACCAATCCCAACACCATCAAGATCTCTGCGGGTGACATGATCGGCGCCACGCCCCTGCTCTCCGCCCTGTTCCATGATGAGCCAACGATCATGGCATTCAACCTGATGGGCTTCGATCTCAGTAACACAGGCAACCATGAGTTCGATGAAGGCTGGCAGGAATTGCTCCGCATGCAGTCTGGCGGCTGTCATCCAACCGATGGGTGCTTCCCCGGGGTGCCGGAATTTCCGGGCGCGTCGTTCGAATATCTATCTGCCAATGTCTTCCGCCTGGATACCGGGCAGACCCTCTTCGCAGCGACCAGCGTAAAGGAAGTGGATGGAGTGAAGATCGGCTTCATCGGCATTGCCCTCGAATCCACGCCGACCATTGTTGTGGCTTCAGCTGTGGAAGGTTTGATGTTCGAGGCGGAAGTGGAGACCATCAACCACTACGTCAAGTATCTCAAGGATACGGAAGGGCTCAAAGCCATTGTCGTCATTCTGCATAATGGCGCAGGCGCGGCGTCCAACCATAATGCGTGCAATTATGCGGACCCGTTCTTTACCAATGTGATCATGCAGATCGACCCCGAAGTGGATGCCGTGATCACCGGGCATACGCACAATGCATATAACTGTCAGGTCAAGGTCAAGAAGAACTACGACCCGATGCTTGTGACAGGCGCAGCCTACAACGGTCGCTACCTGACCGACATCGACCTCACCATTGCCGGCACGAATGGACAGGTGATCGGCCGGACCGCGAACAACATCCCAGTGGAAACGCCTTATCTGGGCGCCGTAGCAGACCCGACCATGAAGGCGCTTCTCGATCAATATCGCACAGCATCTGCACCGCTGGCGAATCGCATAGTCGGCTCGATCACTGCGGATATCAAACGCGGCGGCAATATGGATGAGTCCGCATTGGGTGATGTGATCGCCGATGCTCAACTTGCTGCCACGAAAGATGTTGGTTATGGCGAAGCCGTGATCGCAATGACGAATCCGGGCGGGATTCGCACCGACCTGCTTTACAGTCAGATCAGCGGCGGTGAAGCACTCGGTGAGGTGACTTACGCTGAAGCTTTTGCAGTCCAGCCATTCAGCAATAGCTTGGTGACCCTCACACTAACCGGCGCCCAACTCAAGGCTGTGCTGGAACAGCAGGCAACCGCCGGCTCAGACGGGACCGGAAGAATGCTGCAGATATCCTACAGCCTGACCTACACGTGGAGTTTGTCCGCGCCGGTGGGCAGCAAAGTGAGCGATATCAAGATCAATGACGTGCCCGTTGACCCGGCTGCCAGTTACCGCGTAACAGTTAATAACTTCCTGGCAGGCGGCGGCGATGGCTTCACTGCATTGACCGCCGGGACCGATTTGTTGACCGGCATGATCGACTTGGATGCGTTTGTGGCATATCTGACAGCAAACTCACCGGTCGATCCCGGACCTCAAAATCGCATCACAAAAGTGCCTTAG